The following proteins come from a genomic window of Vallitaleaceae bacterium 9-2:
- the gatC gene encoding Asp-tRNA(Asn)/Glu-tRNA(Gln) amidotransferase subunit GatC has product MKITKDQVEHVAHLARLSLTEEEKVQMTKDMEMILEFADQINEYTFEDVNATAHVIPINNVFREDEVLPSMERDILLENAPSKQDGCYNVPKVVE; this is encoded by the coding sequence ATGAAAATCACAAAAGACCAAGTTGAACATGTGGCACACTTAGCCCGTTTAAGCCTTACAGAAGAAGAAAAGGTTCAGATGACAAAAGATATGGAAATGATTCTGGAGTTTGCAGATCAGATCAATGAATATACGTTTGAAGATGTCAATGCAACGGCGCATGTTATTCCGATTAACAATGTTTTTCGTGAAGATGAAGTATTGCCTTCAATGGAGCGCGATATTTTGTTGGAGAATGCACCGAGCAAACAAGACGGATGTTATAACGTACCGAAAGTTGTAGAATAG
- the gatA gene encoding Asp-tRNA(Asn)/Glu-tRNA(Gln) amidotransferase subunit GatA, giving the protein MKTVLDMATQLKNKEVSSLELVESYIARVHKTEQKVNAFLHMDEEKIKAQAQAIDNRRIQGEALSSLAGIPISIKDNICTQGIPTTCASKMLETFVPPYSATVVNKIQANDMILFGKLNMDEFAMGSSTENSAYKITRNPWNLEHVPGGSSGGSAAAVAAMMTPLALGSDTGGSIRQPASYCGVVGLKPTYGRVSRFGLVAFASSLDQIGPLANNVEDVALAMNVIAGHDAMDSTSAPIEAPDFTAHLKDALKGKRIGLPLEFFGEGIHPQVKAAVLAAAKEYEKLGAIVEEVRFDLSNLSLPAYYLISSAEASSNLARYDGIKYGYRTPEFDNLLDLYQKTRDEAFGKEVKRRIMLGTYALSSGYYDAYYKKAQQVRTLIKQEFDQLFEKYDVLLTPTGPTTAFQVGAKTDNPVEMYLTDICTVPINIAGVPAISINCGFDEKGLPIGMQLIGKAFDESTLLNFAYQYEQHANVEKRTVAIG; this is encoded by the coding sequence ATGAAGACAGTATTAGATATGGCAACACAATTAAAGAACAAAGAAGTCAGTAGTCTCGAGCTTGTTGAGTCGTATATAGCGCGTGTTCATAAGACAGAACAAAAGGTTAATGCGTTTTTACACATGGATGAAGAGAAAATTAAAGCACAAGCACAAGCAATTGATAATAGACGAATCCAAGGCGAAGCTTTATCTTCATTGGCTGGAATTCCTATCAGTATCAAAGATAACATTTGTACACAAGGAATTCCCACAACATGTGCTTCAAAAATGCTAGAGACATTTGTTCCTCCCTATAGTGCAACTGTGGTGAATAAAATTCAAGCCAACGATATGATTTTATTTGGAAAGCTTAACATGGATGAGTTTGCGATGGGATCATCAACTGAAAATAGCGCATATAAGATTACACGTAATCCATGGAACCTTGAGCATGTTCCAGGAGGAAGTTCCGGCGGATCGGCAGCAGCTGTAGCAGCGATGATGACACCACTGGCACTGGGGTCAGATACAGGAGGTTCAATTCGTCAACCAGCCAGCTACTGTGGAGTTGTGGGATTAAAGCCTACCTATGGTCGTGTGTCAAGATTTGGGCTTGTTGCATTTGCTTCATCGCTAGATCAGATTGGACCACTAGCCAATAATGTTGAAGATGTGGCTCTTGCAATGAATGTCATCGCAGGACATGATGCTATGGATTCAACAAGTGCACCAATAGAGGCACCGGATTTTACAGCACATCTTAAAGACGCGTTAAAAGGCAAGCGTATTGGTCTTCCACTTGAATTTTTTGGTGAAGGGATTCACCCACAAGTGAAAGCGGCTGTATTAGCAGCGGCAAAAGAATATGAAAAACTTGGCGCCATTGTTGAAGAAGTTCGCTTTGATTTATCGAACCTCTCATTGCCGGCATATTATTTGATTTCCTCAGCGGAAGCTTCTTCAAATCTTGCACGATATGATGGCATAAAATATGGATATCGAACCCCTGAATTTGATAATCTGTTAGATTTGTATCAAAAGACTCGGGATGAAGCTTTTGGAAAAGAAGTGAAGCGACGTATTATGCTAGGAACTTATGCATTAAGCTCAGGATACTACGACGCATATTATAAAAAAGCACAACAGGTACGTACCTTGATTAAACAAGAGTTTGACCAGCTGTTTGAAAAATATGATGTTCTACTTACGCCGACAGGACCGACAACGGCTTTTCAAGTGGGTGCAAAAACGGATAATCCGGTGGAGATGTATTTAACGGATATATGTACAGTGCCAATTAATATTGCCGGTGTACCTGCAATATCAATAAATTGTGGATTTGATGAAAAAGGGCTTCCCATAGGAATGCAGTTGATTGGAAAAGCATTTGATGAATCAACACTTTTAAATTTTGCGTATCAGTACGAGCAACATGCTAATGTGGAAAAACGAACAGTTGCGATAGGATAG